A window of Streptomyces sp. NBC_01224 genomic DNA:
ACTGCGTCAGCTGCGGCGCCCGCTGAGCCCGCTGGACATCGCGGAGCCGGTGCTGCCGCCCGGCGTCACCGTCCGCACCTTCGTGCCCGGCGAGGACGACGCCGCCTGGCTCGCGGTGAACCGCGCCGCCTTCGCCCACCACCCCGAACAGGGTTCGCTGACCCAGCGCGACCTGGACGACCGCAAGGCGGAGCCCTGGTTCGCCCCGAAGGGCTTCTTCCTGGCCGAGCGCGACGGCGAGCTGATCGGCTTCCACTGGACGAAGGTGCACGCCGATGAGCACCTCGGCGAGGTGTACGTCGTCGGCATCCGGCCGGACGCACAGGGCGGCGGGCTCGGCAAGGCGCTCACCGCGATCGGGCTGCGCCATCTGGCCGCCGAGGGGCTGCCGACCGCGATGCTCTACGTCGACGCGGACAACAAGGCGGCCCTGACCGTCTACGAGCGGATGGGCTTCGCGACGCACGAGGTGGACCTGATGTACCGCACGGAGTCCTGAGCAGCCACAACTCGCCCGGGGCGGCGTCGCTTGACGTCGCCCCTTTCTTTACGCCATGCTTCCACTACTTAATTAGTGAAAGGGGTGAACATGGCAGAGTCCGCAGCGGTCGAGTACCGCATCGACCGGCGCAGCGGCGTCGCCACGTACCTCCAGATCGTCCAGCAGACCAAACAGGCCCTCCGCCTCGGCCTGCTGGAGCCCGGCGACCGGCTGCCCACCGCACGCGAGGTCGTCGAGGCCACCGCCATCAACCCGAACACCGTGCTCAAGGCCTACCGGGAGCTGGAGCGCGAGGGCCTCGTCGAGGCCCGGCGCGGGCTCGGCACCTTCGTCACGCGGACCCTCGGCGGCGCTGCGGCCGCCGACGACGCGCCGCTGCGCGCCGAGCTCGCCGACTGGGCCCGCCGGGCCCGCGCGGCCGGACTGGAGAAGGACGACGTGAGCGCGCTCTTCACCGCCGTACTGGACAAGACCTTCAAGGGGGATCAGGCCGGATGACAGGCGCTGCGATCGAGGCCGTCGGCCTCGGCATGAAGTACCGGAGCAGGGGCGGGGGCTGGGCGCTGCGCGACTGTTCGTTCCGGCTGCCCACCGGGCGCGTGTGCGCCCTCGTCGGCCCCAACGGTTCGGGCAAGTCCACCCTGCTCGCCCTCGCGGCGGGCTTCCTGCGGCCCGCGGAGGGCACGGTGCGGGTGCTGGGCGGGGCGCCCGGGAAGGCAAGGGCCAAGATGGCCTTCGTGGCCCAGGACAAGCCGCTGTACCCGCAGTTGACGGTCGCCGCGACGCTCTGGGCGGGCGCCGAACTGAACCCCACCACCTGGGACCAGGACACCGCCGAACGCATCGCCGGGGAGCTCCCGCGCGACGCCGGGGTCCGCAGCCTCTCCGGCGGCCAGCGCACCCGGCTCGCACTGGCCCTCGCCCTCGGCAAGCGGCCCGAACTGCTCCTGCTGGACGAACCGATGGCCGACCTCGACCCCCTCGCCCGCCACCAGCTGATGGGCGCACTGATGGCCGTGGCCGCCGAGCACTCCACCACCATCGTGATGTCCTCGCACATCCTCACCGAGCTGGAGGGCGCCTGCGACTACCTCCTGCTCGTCGACGGCGGCCGGGTCCGCCTCGGCGGCGAGACGGACGACCTCCTCGCCGCACACGCCCTGCTCACCGGTCCGGTGCGGGACACCGCCCCGCACACCGTCGTCGAGTCCCGCACGGCGGGGCGTCTGCAGACCGCGCTGGTACGGAGGCAGGGCCCCGTGGACGCCACCGTCTGGGAAGCCGCGGAGCCTTCGCTGGAGGAACTGCTGCTGGCGCATCTGCGCTCGCCCCAGGCGCCTGCTCTGCTGACGCCGAGCGCCGAGGCCGGCATGGAGGTGGCTGCCGTATGAGCGCCATCAGTCTGCGTGCGCCCGTCGCACCCGCCGCCGGGCTGCGGGGCCCCATCCGCGTCCTTCTCCACCAGCACCGCCGTTCCCTGTGGGCGGCCGGCGCACTCTTGGTGCTGGGCATCGCCATCGTGGTCGGGCTCCGCATCTGGGTCGCGGTCGCGAGCTCGGACGAGCTCTGCGCCGACGGCGACATCACCCGCTGCGGCGACGACACCTACCAGCCCACCTACGCCCGCGCCGCCGCCGAGGCGTACCTGTCGGGCGGTGGGACCGTCGTCCTGCTGCTCGCCGCGCTCATCGGCGTCTTCGTCGCCGGACCGCTGATCGCCCGCGAGCTGGAGAGCGGTACGTTCCGGCTCGCCTGGGCCCAGTCGGTCTCCCCGGCCCAGTGGCTGGCGGCCCGGCTCGCCCTGCCCGCGGCTCTGGTGACCGCCGGGACGACCGTGCTCGTCCTCGTCTACCGATGGGGCTGGTCGGGCTTGCAGAGCAACCCGCACGCCTCCGGACTGGGCTGGTACGAGAACGGTATCCATCCCGCCCTCGGCCCGACCGCCGTCGGCTACGCCCTGCTGGCCCTGGCCGTGGGCGCCCTGTGCGCCGTGGCCGTACGCCGCACCGTCCTGTCCATGGGCCTCACGGCCCTCGTCCTGGGCACGGTCATGCTGGGGTTCGGCAAGCGCCGCTACGAGCTCTGGCCGACCGCCCGCTTCCTCGGAGACGACGGCCCGAGCGGTAACGCCTGGCACATCAAGTGGGGCATGCTCACCGCCTCCGGCAAGGAGATCTACTGGAAGGACTGCTTCAGGGCCGGCACGACGCATTCGGAGGACCCCGCGAGCTGCCTGCGCAACCAGGGCGGCATCACGTACTTCGCCGACTACCACCCCACCTCGCACTTCTGGCCGCTCCAGCTCGTCGAGACCGGCATCCTGCTCGCCCTCGCCGCGCTCGCCGTCGCCCTCGCCTTCCGGGTGCTGCGCCGCCGCCACGGCTGAGACCGCTTCCAGGCATCGTGTCCGGGCCTTCGGGGGGCCCGGACACTGCTCATATGACCAATCCGCCCACGGCACACCGCTTCCTGCATGTCATGTCGCCGTTACCAGCCATTCAGAAGGGCTTGCGACCCTCTCAGGATGCAGCCAGCTGTGCCGACCCCCCGCAACGGGAGAAATCCCGGCAGAGACCGTGCGAACCACGCGAACCGTGGGTTTCCCGTGATCTCCGCGTCCTCCGGCGCGCCCTCGAAGCCCCCGGCGCGGAAGAATAGGGCCATGAGCCAGCAGCCCAGCTCCGAGGTCCCGGTCCAGCCCGCCGTGCAGCCGTCGGTCGGCTCGCTCGCCGCGCACCGGCCGCACGCCGTCGCCTCGTCGGCGTCCAACGGCGCCATACTGTCGACCCGGGCCGACCTCGATCCCGACATCGACGCCGACGTCGACGCGTACGAACCCGACGTCGACGGCAGCGAACTGCCCCACGGCCGTTTCCTGGACCGGGAACGCAGCTGGCTCGCGTTCAACGAACGGGTGCTCGAACTGGCCGAGGACCCGGCGACGCCCCTCCTCGAACGCGCCAACTTCCTCGCCATCTTCGCCTCCAACCTGGACGAGTTCTTCATGGTCCGGGTGGCCGGACTGAAGCGCCGTATCGCCACCGGTGTCGCCACCCGCTCCGCCTCCGGACTCCAGCCCCGCGAGGTCCTCGACCAGATCTGGACCCGCTCGCGCGAGCTCATGGCCCGGCACGCCGCCTGCTACCAGCAGGACGTCGCCCCCGCCCTGTCCGAGGAGGGCATCCAGCTGATCCGCTGGCCCGAGCTGACCGAGAAGGAACAGGCCCGCCTGTTCACCTTCTTCCGGCAGCGCGTCTTCCCCGTGCTGACCCCCCTCGCCGTCGACCCGGCGCACCCCTTCCCCTACATCTCGGGTCTCTCGCTCAACCTCGCCGTCGTCGTACGCAACCCGGTCAGCGGCCACCGCCACTTCGCCCGGGTCAAGGTGCCGCCACTGCTGACCCGCTTCCTGGAGGCGTCGCCGCAGCGGTACGTGCCCATAGAGGACGTCATCGCCGCCCACCTCGAAGAGCTCTTCCCGGGTATGGAGGTCCTCGCCCACCACATGTTCCGGGTCACCAGGAACGAGGACCTGGAGGTCGAGGAGGACGACGCCGAGAACCTCCTCAAGGCCCTGGAGAAGGAGCTCATGCGGCGCCGCTTCGGCCCGCCGGTCCGCCTGGAGGTCGAGGAGTCCATCGACCCCTACGTGCTGGACCTGCTGGTACGCGAGCTGAAGGTGTCCGACGCCGAGGTCTACCCGCTGCCCGGACCGCTCGACCTCACCGGGCTCTTCGGCATAGCGTCCCTGGACCGGCCCGAGCTGAAGTTCCCCAAGTTCATCGCGGGCACCCACCGCGATCTCGCCGAGGTCGAATCCGCCTCCGCGCCCGACGTCTTCGCCGCCCTGCGCGAGCGCGACGTACTCCTGCACCACCCGTACGACTCGTTCTCCACCTCCGTACAGGCGTTCCTGGAGCAGGCCGCCGCCGACCCCGACGTCCTGGCCATCAAGCAGACCCTGTACCGGACTTCGGGCGAATCCCCGATTGTGGAAGCCCTCATAGACGCTGCCGAATCCGGCAAGCAGGTCCTCGTACTCGTCGAGATCAAGGCCCGCTTCGACGAGCAGGCCAACATCAAGTGGGCGCGCAAGCTGGAGGAGTCCGGCTGCCATGTCGTCTACGGGCTCGTCGGCCTCAAGACCCACTGCAAACTCTCGCTCGTCGTCCGCCAGGAGGGCGACACACTGCGCCGGTACGCCCACGTGGGCACCGGCAACTACCACCCCAAGACCGCCAGGCTGTACGAGGACCTCGGCCTGCTGACCGCCGACCCGCAGGTCGGCGCGGACCTCTCCGACCTCTTCAACCGGCTCTCCGGCTACTCCCGCCGCGAGACCTACCGCCGCCTCCTGGTCGCCCCGAAGTCACTGCGCGACGGGCTGATCGCCCGTATCAACAAGGAGATCACGCACCAGCGGGCCGGGCGCAGCGCCTATGTCCGCATCAAGGTCAACTCGATGGTCGACGAGGCGATCATCGACGCCTGCTACCGGGCCGCCATGGCGGGCGTACCGGTGGACATCTGGGTACGCGGCATCTGCGCGATCCGCCCGGGCGTCCCCGGCCTCTCCGAGAACATCCGGGTCCGCTCGATACTGGGCCGCTTCCTCGAACACTCCCGGATCTTCTCGTTCGGCAACGGCGGCGAACCCGAAGTGTGGTTCGGCAGCGCCGACATGATGCACCGCAATCTCGACCGCCGGATCGAAGCACTGGTCCGGGTCACCGACCCCGCCCACCGCGCCGCGCTCAGCCGGCTCCTGGAGACCGGCATGGCCGACACCACCTCCTCCTGGCACCTCGGTTCCGACGGGAACTGGACCCGGCACGCCACGGACGCGGACGGCCAACCGCTGCGGCACGTACAGGAAATGCTCATTGACGCCCGGAGGCGCCGGCGTGCGACGCCATGACCACCAGACGACGCAGGCGGACCTTACGGCAGGGGCGGTGCTCGCGCCCTACCTGCAACAACAGGCCGCCGAATTCCTGCGCAGCCTGCGCCTGCACCGCGAGAACAGCGCCCCCACGGACGCCGGAACCCACGCCGCCGAGGCGGCCGCCGGTGCCCTGCGCCGCTCGTCCCGCCGGATCGGCGGCACGCTGCACACCTTCCGGGCGGCGCTGGACACGGCCTGGGCCGAGCAGCTGCGCACCGAGCTGGCCTGGCTGTCGGGCACCCTGGCCCGGGAGCACGCCTACGCGACCCGGCTGAACCGGCTCCTCGAAGCTCTCCATGCCCTGTCCGGCACCTCACTGCCCACCGCCCGTACCGGGTCCGGCTCCGATGCCGCCGGTGACAAGGAGCGCGCCGCCCTCGGCGTCGGCGCGGCCCGCGCCGGGGCGCTGCTCGAACGGCAGCTGACCCTCGCCCGGACCCGCGCCCACTCCGCGGCGCTCCAGGCGCTCGGCTCCTCCCGCTTCCACGCGGTGGCCGACGCCGTCGCGCTGCTCGCCTCCGAGGTGCCGCTCGCCGCGGCAGCCACGGCTCCGGCCGAGGAGATGCTGCACGGGCCCGCCGACCGGGCCGAACAGCAGCTGCTCGGTGCGGTGGCCGCGCTCCCCTCGAACGAGGCGGTCGAGCCGTACAACGAGGCGCAGGACGCGCCCTGGCACCGGACCCGGCTGCTGCTGCGCCTGCACCGGTACGCCCACGAGGTGGTACGGGGCGCCCCCGATCCGGTCCTGGTCGCGCCGGGGCACGCGCTCGATCTGCACCGGGATGCGTCGGAGGCGGCCGCGGCAGCGGCATCGGCGGCCCGCACGCCCCGGATCGCGCCCGCGACCGCGTACGCCCTGGGGGTGCTCCACGCCGATCAGCGGCACGAGGTGGAGGCGGCGCGCGGTGTGTTCCGGGAGAGCTGGCCGTACGCGACCGCGGCGGTGATCGCACCGTGAGGAGCGGGCCTGTGCTCGCTGCGGGGTGTGTGCTGTGGCGCCGGGCGCAGCACTCCGGCGAGCTGGAGATCTGTCTGGTCCACCGACCCCGTTACGACGACTGGTCGCATCCGAAAGGCAAGCTGAAGCGCGGCGAGTCCGCGCTGGACGGCGCCCGGCGCGAGGTCCTGGAGGAGACGGGCCACCACTGCGCACCGGGTGCCCCGCTGCCCACGGTCCGGTACGCCGTGAACGGACGCCCCAAGGAGGTCGCCTACTGGGCGGCCGAGGCGACCGGTGGCGCCTTCGTACCGAACGCAGAGGTCGACCGGGTGAGCTGGCTCTCCCCGGCGGCGGCCCGTACCCGCCTCACCCGGCCGCACGACCGGGATGTGCTGGACGCCTTGCTCGCCGGCCTGCCGAGCACCTGACCGGGACGAGGATCGAGCCCGTCCGGCGTCGAGGACAAGCCCCTCGCCCCGGACGGGGCCCTCAGAACCGCACCGTACGACACGGTTCACCTCCCGTTCACTCTTCCCCGTAAACCGCTTCACCTGTTCTGCCTAACTTCGGCAGTGCACGGTGCGCGGCGCAACGCCGAAGCACCCACCACATCGCGCGCCGTCGTAGAACGAAAAAGACCTCGGCGGCTCCTGGAAGGAACACCCGAAAAGTGAAGCTTCAGCGCAAGAACCGGCTTCGTGCCACCGCGCTCGGTGCCCTCGCCGTCTCCGGCGCCCTGGTCCTCACGGCGTGCGGTTCGGACAACAACAGCGACGGGTCCACCGGCGGCAACGGCGGCAAGACGAGCGCCGCGTCGAACATCAAGTGCGACGACGCCAAGGGCCAGCTGCTCGCCTCCGGCTCCAGCGCGCAGAAGAACGCCATGGACCTCTGGGTCAAGAACTACATGGCCGGCTGCTCGGGCGTCGAGGTCAACTACAAGTCGTCCTCCTCCGGTGAAGGCATCGTCGCCTTCAACCAGGGCACGGTCGGCTTCGCCGGTTCCGACTCGGCGCTGAAGCCCGAAGAGGTCGCCGAGTCGAAGAAGATCTGCAAGGGCGGCCAGGGCATCAACCTCCCGATGGTCGGCGGCCCGATCGCCATCGGCTACCACCTGGAAGGCGTCGACAGCCTCACGCTGGACGCCCCCACCCTCGCCAAGATCTTCGACGGCAAGATCAAGAAGTGGAACGACCCCGCGATCGCCAAGCTCAACAGCGGCGCGAAGCTCCCGGACAAGGTCATCCAGCCCTTCCACCGCTCCGAGGACTCCGGCACCACGCAGAACCTCGGCAAGTACCTGGGCGCAGCCGCCCCGAGCGACTGGAAGTACGAGGCCGAGAAGAAGTGGCCGGCCCCCGGTGGCCAGGCCGCGTCCGGCTCCTCCGGTGTCGCCGCCCAGGTGAAGCAGGTCGACGGCGCGATCGGCTACTTCGAGCTCAGCTACGCCACCTCGCAGTCGATCTCCACCGTCGACATCAACACCGGTGGCTCCACCCCGGTCAAGGCGACCCCGGAGAACGCCTCCAAGGCCATCGCCGCCGCCAAGATCAAGGGCACCGGCAAGGACCTGGCGCTCGACCTCGACTACACCACCAAGGCCGAGGGTGCGTACCCGATCGTCCTGGTGACGTACGAGGTCGTCTGCGACAAGGGCAACAAGGCCGAGACCCTGCCCACGGTCAAGTCCTTCCTGAACTACACCGCCGGTGACGAGGGCCAGAAGCTCCTCACCGACGCCGGTTACGCGCCGATCCCGACCGAGATCAACGCGAAGGTCCGCGAGACCATCGCCTCCCTCTCGTAACCGAGGCACGCAGCCGGGGCACGCAGCCCGAAGCCACGCAAGCACCACCCAGCAACACCCGTAGCAACGTCAGCAACACCTGGCGGGCCGGTCCGGTGCACCCCTCCGGACCGGCCCGCCACCGCCCATCCGGTGCACCGCCGCCAGGGGAGCCCACCGCTCCCCCACACAGACCGGAAAGACCATGGCTTCCACCACACCGATAGACACGCCGCCGGCACCGTCGGTGGCGCGCAAGCGCGCCAGGCCCAGGACCGGGCGCGCGGGCGACAAGATCTTCCTGGGCCTCGCAAGGGGCTCGGGCATTCTGCTGCTCGTGATCATGGCGTCGATCGCCGTGTTCCTCACCTACCGCGCCGCGCTCGCCGTGTCCAAGGACGAAGGCAACTTCTTCACCACCTTCGACTGGAACCCGGCCGGTGACCCGCCGGTCTTCGGCATCGCGGTCCTCCTCTTCGGCACGATCGTCAGCTCGGTCATCGCGATGGCCATCGCCGTCCCGGTCGCTGTCGGTATCGCCCTGTTCATCTCGCACTACGCGCCGCGCAAGCTGGCCGCGCCCCTCGCGTACGTCGTCGACCTGCTCGCCGCAGTGCCAAGCATCGTGTACGGCATCTGGGGCGCCCTCTTCCTGGTCCCGTACCTGGAGGGCCTGAACCTCTGGCTCGACCAGTTCTTCGGCTGGACCTACCTCTTCGAGAAGACCGAGGTCGGCGTCGCCCGCTCGCTCTTCACCGTCGGCATCCTGCTCGCGATCATGATCCTGCCGATCGTGACCAGCGTCAGCCGCGAAGTCTTCCTCCAGGTCCCGAAGACGAACGAGGAAGCCGCCCTCGCCCTCGGCGCCACCCGCTGGGAAGTCATCCGCCTCTCGGTGCTCCCCTTCGGCCGCTCCGGCGTGATCTCCGCCTCGATGCTGGGCCTGGGCCGTGCGCTCGGCGAGACGATGGCCGTCGCCACGGTCCTGTCGCCGAGCTTCCTCATCTCCGGGCATCTGCTCAATCCGGGTGGCGGAACCTTCGCCCAGAACATCGCCGCGAAGTTCGACGAAGCCGACGCGTACGGGCGCGACGCCCTGATCGCCTCCGGCCTCGTGCTCTTCATCCTCACCCTGCTGGTCAACGGCGCGGCTCGGCTGATCATCGCCCGCCGCAAGGAATACTCGGGGGCCAACGCATGAGCCAGGCAGCCAACACCGGCATCCAGGAACGCCCCACCCCGATGGCGTCCACACGCAAGACCAGCCTCAGCAGCCGGGCCCTGCCCCGCTGGGCCCCCCTCGCCTTCGCGGCCGTCGCGATCGCGCTGGGCGTGGGCATCGGCGCGGCGGCGGGCTGGCGCAGCCACACCCAGTGGGGACTGCTCTCCGCCCTGCTCTTCGTCGTCATCTCGTACGTCACGACGACGGTCGTCGAGAACCAGCGCCAGGCCAAGGACCGCCTCGCCACCAGCGTCGTCTGGGTGTGCTTCCTCCTTGCCGTCGTCCCGCTGTTCTCGCTGATCTGGACGACGGTCAGCCGCGGCGCCAAGGTCCTCAACGGTTACTTCCTGACCCACTCCATGGCCGGTGTCCCCGGCATCGAGGCGGGCGGCGGCGTCTACCACGCGCTGATCGGCACCCTGGAGCAGGTCGGCATCGCCACCCTGATCTCCGCCCCGATCGGCCTGCTGACCGCCGTCTACCTGGTGGAGTACGGCAAGGGCGCGCTCGCCAAGGCCGTCACGTTCTTCGTCGACGTGATGACGGGTATCCCGTCCATCGTCGCCGGTCTCTTCATCCTGTCGATCATGCTGATGGCGGAACTCCAGCCATCCGGCCTGATGGGTTCGCTGGCCCTGTCGATCCTGATGCTCCCGGTCGTGGTCCGCTCCACCGAGGAGATGCTCAAGCTCGTCCCGAACGAGCTCCGCGAGGCATCGCTCGCCCTCGGCATCCCGAAGTGGCGCACCATCCTGAAGGTGGTCATCCCCACCGCGATCGGCGGCATCACCACCGGTGTGATGCTCGCGATCGCCCGGATCGCCGGCGAGACCGCGCCGATCATGCTGCTGGTCTTCGGCAGCCAGCTGATCAACCCCAACCCCTTCCAAGGTGCACAGTCCTCGCTCCCGTTCTACATCTGGGAGCAGTACAAGATCGGCAGCGAGCCGTCGTACGACCGTGCCTGGGCCGCCGCCCTGGTCCTGATCGCCTTCGTCATGATCCTCAATCTGGTGGCCCGCGGCATCGCCCGCTGGAAGGCCCCGAAGACCGGCCGCTGACCGCGGCACGAAAGAAGCAGTGATTCAGATGGCCAAGCGCATCGACGTCAGCGGCCTGTCCGCCTACTACGGCTCCCACCTCGCCATCGAGGACATCTCGATGACCGTGGAGCCCCGCTCCGTGACCGCCTTCATCGGCCCGTCCGGCTGCGGCAAGTCCACCTTCCTGCGCACCCTGAACCGTATGCACGAGGTCACCCCCGGTGGCCGCGTCGAGGGCAAGGTGCTGCTGGACGACGAGAATCTGTACGGGGCGAACGTCGACCCGGTCACCGTGCGCCGCACGGTCGGCATGGTCTTCCAGCGTCCGAACCCGTTCCCGACCATGTCGATCTTCGACAATGTCGCGGCGGGCCTCAAGCTGAACGGCTCGTACAAGAAGAACCAGCTGTCGGACATCGTCGAGAAGTCCCTGCGCGGCGCCAACCTCTGGAACGAGGTCAAGGACCGGCTGAACAAGCCCGGCTCCGGTCTCTCCGGCGGCCAGCAGCAGCGCCTGTGCATCGCCCGCGCGATCGCGGTCGAGCCGGAGGTGCTGCTGATGGACGAGCCGTGCTCCGCCCTGGACCCGATCTCCACCCTCGCCATCGAGGACCTGATCGGCGAGCTGAAGGAGCGCTTCACGATCGTCATCGTGACGCACAACATGCAGCAGGCGGCCCGTGTCTCGGACCGCACGGCGTTCTTCAACCTCGCGGCGGTCGGCAAGCCCGGCAAGCTCGTGGAGATCGACGAGACGGAACGCATCTTCTCCAACCCGTCCGTTCAGGCAACCGAGGACTACATCTCGGGACGCTTCGGATAGTCACCCGGCAACGGGGCTGACGTGGGCCGGGGGCGTGGGTGGTTACGCCCGGTGGTGGGTTTCCACCGGCGAACCGCCTCACCCCTCCGGCGAACCGGCCTCGTCCCCAGACTGCCTTGAGGTGCTGCATGGCGGTGCCACCACAAGGCGAAGGGGCCGCCCCTACTCCCCGCAGAGGGAGTAGGGGCGGCCCCATTTCCGTACCACCACGATCGCGCCTGGCAAAGGACGAAGCGGCCACCGGACGACCCCGGCCACCCCACCGCCCCGTCACCCGAACAGCAGCACCACAACCCCGTAACTGGCGGCAGCGACCAACCCCGCGGCCGGCATCGTGATGAACCACCCCAGGATGATGTTCTTGGCAACGCCCCACCGCACCGCGTTCACCCGCTTCGTGGCTCCCACACCCATGATCGCCGAGGTGATCACATGCGTCGTGGAGATCGGCGCGTGAAACAGGAACGCCGAGCCGAACATGATCGACGCGCCCGTCGTCTCCGCGGCGAACCCCTGCGGCGGGTCCAGCTCGATGATCTTCCGGCCGAGCGTCCGCATGATGCGCCAGCCACCCGCGTACGTACCCAGCGAGAGCATCAGCGCGCAGACGAGCTTCACCCAGACCGGAATCGGGTCGCTCGGGCTCTCGACATCGGCGATGACCAGGGCCATCACGACGACACCCATCGTCTTCTGCGCGTCCTGCAGACCGTGACCGAGCGCCATGCCCGCGGCCGAGACCGTCTGGGCGATCCGGAAGCCGCGCTTGGCCTTGTGCGGGTTGGCCTTCCGGAACATCCACATGATCGCGACCATCACCAGATAGCCGACGACCAGGCCGATGACCGGCGAGAGGAACATCGGGATGACGACCTTGTCGAGCACCCCGTCCCAGTGCACCAGTGTCCCGCCGGCGAGCGCCGCACCGACCATGCCGCCGAACAGCGCGTGCGAGGAAGAGGACGGCAGCCCGAAGTACCAGGTGACGAGGTTCCAGATGATCGCACCGACGAGCGCGGCGAAGAGGATTCCCATCCCCTTGTCCCCCTCGGGGGTCGCGATCAGACCCTCACTGACGGTCTTGGCGACACCGCTGCCGAGGAATGCGCCGGCAAGGTTCATCACCGCGGCCATCGCCAGTGCCGCACGTGGTGTCAGTGCACGGGTGGAGACGGACGTGGCGATGGCATTCGCCGAGTCGTGGAAGCCGTTCGTATAAGTGAAGCCGAGCGCGACACCGATGGTCACGATCAGCGCAAAGGTGTCCACGTGGTTCAGGACTCCTTGACCGCGATGGTCTCCACCGTGTTGGCGACATGCTCGAACGCGTCGGCGGCCTCTTCCAGCACGTCCACGATCTGCTTGAGCTTCAGCACCTCCATGGCGTCGTACTTGCCATTGAAGAGATGGGCCAGCAGCTTGCGGTGGATCTGGTCGGCCTGGTTCTCCAGACGGTTGACCTCGATCCAGTACTCGGTGAGGTTGTCCATCGTCCGCAGACCCGGCATCGCCTCGGCGGTCAGCTCGGCCGCCCGGGCCAGCACCTCGATCTGCTGCGCCACGCCCTTGGGGAGTTCTTCGACCTGGTACAGCACGACCAGGTCGACGGCCTCCTCCATGAAGTCCATGATGTCGTCGAGCGACGATGCGAGGTTGTAGATGTCCTCGCGGTCGAATGGCGTGATGAAAGAGGAGTTCAGCTGGTGGAAGATCGCGTGGGTGGCATCGTCCCCCGCGTGCTCCGCTGCCCGCATGCGCTCCGCGATCTCGACTCGGGAGGCAGAGTCCGCCCCGAGCAGTTCCATCAGGAGTTTCGAGCCCGTGACGATGTTGTCCGCGGATGCGGAGAACATGTCATAGAAGCTCGTCTCCCTGGGGGTCAGACGAAAGCGCACGTGGGGTCCTCGGGGTGCTTTGGATTCGGTCAGGCTGATGCTAGGCGCATCATCCGGCCACGGCTAACGGGCATTCTTCAGTGTCGCGCATCGGGCACTGTGATCAGCACGGGCCCCCGGTCACGGTTCGGCAGAATTCGTTAGAATATACCCACCAGGGGTATATGAACGGCAGGGTAAAGGGAAAACGGGAGGCAGCAATGACCACCACCGAGGCCG
This region includes:
- a CDS encoding GntR family transcriptional regulator encodes the protein MAESAAVEYRIDRRSGVATYLQIVQQTKQALRLGLLEPGDRLPTAREVVEATAINPNTVLKAYRELEREGLVEARRGLGTFVTRTLGGAAAADDAPLRAELADWARRARAAGLEKDDVSALFTAVLDKTFKGDQAG
- a CDS encoding CHAD domain-containing protein; the encoded protein is MRRHDHQTTQADLTAGAVLAPYLQQQAAEFLRSLRLHRENSAPTDAGTHAAEAAAGALRRSSRRIGGTLHTFRAALDTAWAEQLRTELAWLSGTLAREHAYATRLNRLLEALHALSGTSLPTARTGSGSDAAGDKERAALGVGAARAGALLERQLTLARTRAHSAALQALGSSRFHAVADAVALLASEVPLAAAATAPAEEMLHGPADRAEQQLLGAVAALPSNEAVEPYNEAQDAPWHRTRLLLRLHRYAHEVVRGAPDPVLVAPGHALDLHRDASEAAAAAASAARTPRIAPATAYALGVLHADQRHEVEAARGVFRESWPYATAAVIAP
- the mshD gene encoding mycothiol synthase, producing MTTDVPLPAPGREIQTLEVLSPEQAGAVSDLLAEAARSDGRQAVSEQGRLQLRGGRREGVRHLLLTSGPTLVGYAQLEDTDPVEAPAAELVVHPAYRGQGHGRALGAALLAVTGKRLRVWAHGGKSAARHLSQVLGLSLFRELRQLRRPLSPLDIAEPVLPPGVTVRTFVPGEDDAAWLAVNRAAFAHHPEQGSLTQRDLDDRKAEPWFAPKGFFLAERDGELIGFHWTKVHADEHLGEVYVVGIRPDAQGGGLGKALTAIGLRHLAAEGLPTAMLYVDADNKAALTVYERMGFATHEVDLMYRTES
- a CDS encoding ABC transporter ATP-binding protein; translated protein: MTGAAIEAVGLGMKYRSRGGGWALRDCSFRLPTGRVCALVGPNGSGKSTLLALAAGFLRPAEGTVRVLGGAPGKARAKMAFVAQDKPLYPQLTVAATLWAGAELNPTTWDQDTAERIAGELPRDAGVRSLSGGQRTRLALALALGKRPELLLLDEPMADLDPLARHQLMGALMAVAAEHSTTIVMSSHILTELEGACDYLLLVDGGRVRLGGETDDLLAAHALLTGPVRDTAPHTVVESRTAGRLQTALVRRQGPVDATVWEAAEPSLEELLLAHLRSPQAPALLTPSAEAGMEVAAV
- a CDS encoding ABC transporter permease, which gives rise to MSAISLRAPVAPAAGLRGPIRVLLHQHRRSLWAAGALLVLGIAIVVGLRIWVAVASSDELCADGDITRCGDDTYQPTYARAAAEAYLSGGGTVVLLLAALIGVFVAGPLIARELESGTFRLAWAQSVSPAQWLAARLALPAALVTAGTTVLVLVYRWGWSGLQSNPHASGLGWYENGIHPALGPTAVGYALLALAVGALCAVAVRRTVLSMGLTALVLGTVMLGFGKRRYELWPTARFLGDDGPSGNAWHIKWGMLTASGKEIYWKDCFRAGTTHSEDPASCLRNQGGITYFADYHPTSHFWPLQLVETGILLALAALAVALAFRVLRRRHG
- a CDS encoding RNA degradosome polyphosphate kinase produces the protein MSQQPSSEVPVQPAVQPSVGSLAAHRPHAVASSASNGAILSTRADLDPDIDADVDAYEPDVDGSELPHGRFLDRERSWLAFNERVLELAEDPATPLLERANFLAIFASNLDEFFMVRVAGLKRRIATGVATRSASGLQPREVLDQIWTRSRELMARHAACYQQDVAPALSEEGIQLIRWPELTEKEQARLFTFFRQRVFPVLTPLAVDPAHPFPYISGLSLNLAVVVRNPVSGHRHFARVKVPPLLTRFLEASPQRYVPIEDVIAAHLEELFPGMEVLAHHMFRVTRNEDLEVEEDDAENLLKALEKELMRRRFGPPVRLEVEESIDPYVLDLLVRELKVSDAEVYPLPGPLDLTGLFGIASLDRPELKFPKFIAGTHRDLAEVESASAPDVFAALRERDVLLHHPYDSFSTSVQAFLEQAAADPDVLAIKQTLYRTSGESPIVEALIDAAESGKQVLVLVEIKARFDEQANIKWARKLEESGCHVVYGLVGLKTHCKLSLVVRQEGDTLRRYAHVGTGNYHPKTARLYEDLGLLTADPQVGADLSDLFNRLSGYSRRETYRRLLVAPKSLRDGLIARINKEITHQRAGRSAYVRIKVNSMVDEAIIDACYRAAMAGVPVDIWVRGICAIRPGVPGLSENIRVRSILGRFLEHSRIFSFGNGGEPEVWFGSADMMHRNLDRRIEALVRVTDPAHRAALSRLLETGMADTTSSWHLGSDGNWTRHATDADGQPLRHVQEMLIDARRRRRATP
- a CDS encoding NUDIX hydrolase, whose protein sequence is MLAAGCVLWRRAQHSGELEICLVHRPRYDDWSHPKGKLKRGESALDGARREVLEETGHHCAPGAPLPTVRYAVNGRPKEVAYWAAEATGGAFVPNAEVDRVSWLSPAAARTRLTRPHDRDVLDALLAGLPST